GTCGCATGTCTGCATCTGTTGTATTGGTCAGCtcatttattttgctttttggAACCTGGAACAAAgttaatgtttaaatagtttaagaaAAGAGAACTCACTAAGTACAACAAACTTGCTATGGAACTTCTTATCTATACTTTTAAGGGATGCTTACCGAACGATTAATGTTGTCATAAATCTGGCAAGAAGGTATCTGCATGGTAAGCGATAACAGCAGACGAAGGGACAGCAACCTTAGCTCAGGATTCATGTCGTCCTCTATGTTCTTGGTCAGTTCATTGTGCAATTCTTTCTTGTCCATTATCATTAGCAAGCCCATCTGATTGATGCTCAGGTTGTACAGACTCATCAGTATCACTCTGTAAgtgtaaatcaaaattaaatacatttaactattacagtaaaaatattaggTAAACCTTCAGATTGGACTAAACATTTTAAGAGTAGTTTATCCTACTATAGCAAacaactaaaaattgtattttgcatttttaaactattttgctttgtaaaaacttaataatggaaaatattttttaaaaacttcacgGTTTCTGACTAATGAAAGGAATTTCATTTGTACTTGCCAGTTGCTTGTACTGACATCTGCCCAGCTCCTTCTTTTATTTGCCAGCtgatcaaaatatattaatctttttttcatgtattacaataacaaattcaGCATTACATTCAGTATTGTCATATTCACcttggtttatattttaaaattatttttgctaagttcgctttttatttgttaactgCAAATCTTTTTCTATTTAACTGAACCCTCTGTATTTGAGTTATGAAGTACagtaaatgtaattgtttttatcCTCCAGATCATCTGATAAATCAGATGTTATATGTGTTATCTTCTTATAAATCAGAAGATTAAATGAATATAATTCACTAAGTGAATAACATAATGAAGTAAACTTTGTTCTCTAAACTAGATCTGTATTGATGAAATTCATCTATTCCGAAAATTCTTCTCCAGTTTTAAGATTAAACAACAAATGGATGGTGTTATGCAAAAAGGAGTTAACcccacaaaatattaaaaaatgagttaTCCAACTCTTGTTGTAGAATATGTTGCTCTCTACATTATGCAAAAATGATTTAAGCCCTATCAGTGTTTCAAAGactaatatagtaaaaatgttaaccCACAATCCTTGAATCTTCAATTTAACCATTATGCAAAAAACATTCAACCATTATAAAACACTCATCCCACAATCAGATGTTTGTAGGCTATTTTGCAACAAGCACTCAACCAGCTGTAACAACCCACAGGAGCAGTGAGCACCATTAATCAGGAAAGTGAGTGGTTGTTGTCTGTTCAATTTGttaacatagttttattattatgaaaaatcatTCAGCTAAGTGATATTTAACGACCTTGCAAGTGACAACCTTCATTGAATATTATAAAGGTAAGtcacaatttgtattattttactttttgagcGATAGTTATTAAAAACCTAACCTATAACAATAgatgaaaagttgttttaatcaGCTTATTATTAGGAgtttaatattaagataaatgtattaataggtggaatgtttatttttaaccccaaaataaTGGTCCCTTCATAGACGTACGCTATGTGTAGGCCAGTGACTTAAATCCCCTATTGCCCCCTATTGCTAAACTTCAGCCTATAACAGATAGTTGAGTGGGTTGAATGCTTATTACCAAATAAACAATATGGATTTCATACAAAGAACAGACCAATCATGAGGGTTAAATGTATATTGCTAATTTTTCCATtgtacaattttacttatttttatgtaaccCACTGTGGGTTAAATgcttattacaaaactttatacaaGTGGTATATAAGCTCTGTAACAGATATATGTGTGGGTTGAATGGTTATTGCTAAATAATTAATGTGTATTTCAAGCAAAAAAGTCCAAAAGTTTTAGGCTTAAATCTTTATTGCTTATTTGCTTATTTAGTAACAATCCTATAGCTAAACTTGTAAGAGCTTAAAAAAACTATTAGCCCTATGTACCCAAAAAACTTACATACCTACCTTTTGTACCCCTACCAGATTACCAAATGTCAGGAATTCTTTTATTCCAACAATTTTAGcgtattatcttttatttatttatttccagatGCTGTCTAGAGGAAAAGCGTTGATTGACTTGGCGCTCAAGAATCAAAACAAAACCAAGCAGACGAAGAAAGGAAACGGTaccattatttatcaataaaccGGACCGTGTAAGtattgtaaattcaaatttaaaatgtactgatgAAGATGGGAAAATCGTAATGGATAAAGTTATTGACgatgtttgtaaagatttttacaGTAGAAGAAGAAGTCTGTAATACTAATGAAGCAGAAAATTTAAATGCTGTAAAACATTCAAGCACACAATTTATCATTAATGTTACAGTGGCAAAAGAAAAAGCAAATGTGGTTGCCAATGATCTCAATGACGAAAGGCTGGATGTTACTGTTGAAGATGGAGAGTACATGTTCATAGAAGAAAGAATACAAGGTGCACTAGTTGAAGGGTCGAAGTATAAAGAAGACTCGGACATAGAATCCCTTAGCCCGTTGTTTTCTGAGACTGGCAGTGAATACCTTCCCTCAGGCTCAGACATGACAACTGATGATGAAATGCCAAATCTTGAGGATTCACAGattgaaaataatgaaagatCAGACCATGATTCAAATAATGAAGATATAGAGGACGAAATCATTGAATCAACCAAAGGAAGAAAAAAGTGGACGTAAGAGGAAGTTTGAGAATCAATCAAGATGTGACAGAAAAaggaaatgtaatacaaatataaagtatataaatgcCAAAGGACAAACTGTTGTTCCAAAACAGTTTCCAGATGATTTTCATTGTACTTGTAAAAGGAAAATACACTCAAAATGTATGTGTACAAGACAGAAAGAAACTTTTCAATCAGTTCTGGTCAATGATGTTGACGGTTTTGGAGTCACAAACGTCGACTTTGAAATCGACAATGATGatgaataacattgtttaaactCTCTAAcctttaaaaatagattaactTTGAAAGACtgctatattttttaatgaattttgaatgaataaaacacattttttcattattagtaTGTGGGTTACTTTCATTTTTAAGCCCTCATTCCTTGATAAACTGTTAAGCAAAAAGCATTTatccaacattttaattttttttacacagatatacttgaaattttttattaaaaattatgttcaaaaataaGTCAAAACATCGTTGTTATAGTAACAAACAATTTATGTACTTTTACAAAGCATATGATTTGCCAGAGGTTGTTGACTTTGAAGCTGTTTATCTCAGAATCATGTTTGTGTGGGTTGAATGTTTTTTTGTATAACACCATCCAAATATGATGTCAAcgaatcatattttataatttcctgcaataaataaaacactgacAGTGCATAAATTGATTCTCTAGGAACTATTATGGCTTACAAGTTGTCAACTTCATAACCTATTATCATCTTGAATAAAGTATTCATAAACTTGCAATAATTCTGGatcataatatttgtaaagatGCTTTATTTCCTCATAAAAAACATCAGCCTATAGAGCAAGctgttctaaacattttttttttttacttgatttttactatttagtaTTCTAAATATACAGTACAACTAAACTTTcagtttaagaaaacaattttgtgtgatagactaaattatatttcatttaagattATATAACATGATATCAGAAGTTTCAAAATCACAATTTTGGGAGTGTAAACAAATCTATCTACAAGGAtgtatcatttttaaacaaaaccgaTATGGATATTCTacaaataaatgacaaattaCGACTATAAGGGAATAACCCAGTACCCAAATTGTGTTctacaaattatgaaataaattctaaataaagaGAGATATTCAACACTAGAGTGAAGAGGTCAGgtttactaaaatgttattttcctgGGTAAAAGATTTGTTGTAAATTTCAATTCTGTGTTGAGAAAGGAACAGAGCAGAAGCATCAGAAATTGTATTCCTTGAGATTATCTCTGTAACGAATACAAAGTGGAGCAAAAACCAAtatgtagtataatataataactctGTACCTCTTATAATTCATTGCTCGTGTTGTGCTTGTTGAAACTGTGTATCCTTGAAATGTCTTAATCATTGTTCATGACAtctaatttatttgattttttaatggttttcttattcataaaaatattacaattgtgttaacattgtatgtttgctacaattttaaatgttctaattcTTATATCAGTCTTCGTCTTGCAATACATAGTGAAAGTAGAATCATAGTTACCTTTTGAGACAGTCTCCAGTGCCCTCAGGAACATCAGGGAGAGTGGTAAGCAGTAGATTGATGAGCTCTCTGCCATTGGGATCTGTAACGAGGAACTGTCGTCCTTCAGAAGTGGAAGCCATGTTAGCCACAGTGCCCACCAGGGATAGGATGAACTGGGTCTCATTGGTTGTAACATCTGGCAGGCTTGTGTTATACGTGTCCAGGAATGATTGTAGCGACCCACTCACAATGCACAAAAATTCGCTCACACGATTCTGATCAAACATTTTAATCAGTCAGACTCGCTAATAAACCATGATGAGCAATATTCAAcaatgataaattaaacaatgaGTGCCAATGATGCctataacacaatttatattttatctgccAGGGGGTGTACAttctttttgtatgattgtatatatacctgtctgtctatccacaagAAATCTAGagaattaaatgaatataaatttggaatttttcatGCCACTTTAGTGAAGCCTGTTGCGTAACACATGTTGTGGCGTACTCTTGCCctgtttgtaatgaaaatgtcaaaaatatttgtaatcataaagtattaaaaaaagtagtTGAAACACTGTTTCAAAAACTGATCTACTCTCTTCTTCAGATGGCAATCCATTTATAAGGCTAAACATGcagaaatattaacatataaagcATGGTTCTGAACATAGCAACACTCGTGTCTCTgatacataaatgaaaattaagttacataagaaataaaatgCCAACAAAATCACCACTGGATAACATTTGTGAACAATATACATTCACCAGCATCTGGGACATGAATATTGGCAGGCCAACCAGAAGTttgatttcttaatttttctGTACCATTTTTGTTTAGCCACTTGAATAAGAGGTCAGATACAATTAGTTTTAGCATTCCTATTAGCATTTCAACTATGTTTATTTGTCAGTGAATCAAACTATAACCAAATGAAGcaagttttaaaataccaaaacatATGTAGCAATCAAGAATCATTTTTTTcctattatacatgtttttaatataatatctgTATAAAATGATTCAATACATATAAtccaaacataaaataatcactaGTAGAGGTTACTTACAGTGCTGAGTAGTGCTTCGATGACGTTAGGTAGCCTAGATGTCTTCCACATAAGACTGCCCATGATGGCACCCATGCTGGCACAGAAGGAGCTCTGGTTCTTGAGTTGGGACTTCAACTTCAACACATCCCCCTGTATACGACCCAGATGTTCCTGCTGGTTGTCCCATTCTCGCTGCAAGTTCTTATACTTGGTTCTGATTGCTTCAAGTTCTTCCAAAGTGGAAACCATCTCTGCACATATTTCttacttagtatatttttaagcaagtaaatttaaatttgtgttatttgaAAAACAACATCAATATAACATAATGTTGAatgtcatattaatattttaacattctgAATGAACATTGGTGATGTCTGTCACTCAGGGGctagcaaaatttatttttgggtgTAGGATGTTGCGGCATGTCCTTCCACGGGATTGGTCTCCAATACTAAGGATGGAAGTGAAAGTAATGGCTTCAGCCAAACATCTCCCTCTATGAGATATCCATTATTCTATCCTTAGTGATGCCTATTATTTATACATGGTATGGAGTATTCAACCTTGTTAAATTTTTAGTGACGTAAGTGCTTCCATCTATTTTCTgatattaaaacaacataaaaatagttaaacCTACTTTGAAAAGTAAACATTATCAAACTTAGCAGGCATGTACACTTTATAAAGGAGTCATAGCATATTTATGGTATTACTAATACAAGATAAGAGTACTCCAGAGCACATATCATGTGACAGGATATGCTTCACTGAAGCagcatgcaaaatgtcaagtctatagctcattcctTTTTTAAGTTATCCTGTATAAAGACAATAAGACAGAAAAGATAGACAGAAAGAAAATTTACCAGCCCCCtagtgataggctttaatgacactcagccaaatacaATACAGAATCACAAACCATCATAAAACATGATGTTGTCTATCTATAAAttcaattatacataaaataccaAGTTTGTGTCTAAATTCCAGTATGATAAACTGACCCAAGCAGTtacatacagggtgagttttaagtcccttccccccctatttttttttaaaaccgtataagttaggagtttaaactc
The Homalodisca vitripennis isolate AUS2020 chromosome 4, UT_GWSS_2.1, whole genome shotgun sequence DNA segment above includes these coding regions:
- the LOC124359545 gene encoding heat shock factor 2-binding protein-like isoform X1, which produces MDEDILSVSKVSMEETVTSLSSVKNNLEGLLSDLDQPTDCCSLAPDVSKLEQGLKTLKSNIEYLTGPYIQSGKKEMVSTLEELEAIRTKYKNLQREWDNQQEHLGRIQGDVLKLKSQLKNQSSFCASMGAIMGSLMWKTSRLPNVIEALLSTNRVSEFLCIVSGSLQSFLDTYNTSLPDVTTNETQFILSLVGTVANMASTSEGRQFLVTDPNGRELINLLLTTLPDVPEGTGDCLKRVILMSLYNLSINQMGLLMIMDKKELHNELTKNIEDDMNPELRLLSLRLLLSLTMQIPSCQIYDNINRSVPKSKINELTNTTDADMRLLAKDIISNLQQAASKFTDKPENRPFLEFNKCKRKPGDDKSSCSLLKLA
- the LOC124359545 gene encoding heat shock factor 2-binding protein-like isoform X2, with the protein product MVSTLEELEAIRTKYKNLQREWDNQQEHLGRIQGDVLKLKSQLKNQSSFCASMGAIMGSLMWKTSRLPNVIEALLSTNRVSEFLCIVSGSLQSFLDTYNTSLPDVTTNETQFILSLVGTVANMASTSEGRQFLVTDPNGRELINLLLTTLPDVPEGTGDCLKRVILMSLYNLSINQMGLLMIMDKKELHNELTKNIEDDMNPELRLLSLRLLLSLTMQIPSCQIYDNINRSVPKSKINELTNTTDADMRLLAKDIISNLQQAASKFTDKPENRPFLEFNKCKRKPGDDKSSCSLLKLA